In Vibrio alginolyticus NBRC 15630 = ATCC 17749, one genomic interval encodes:
- a CDS encoding bifunctional diaminohydroxyphosphoribosylaminopyrimidine deaminase/5-amino-6-(5-phosphoribosylamino)uracil reductase RibD codes for MSQEFMRRALEVSKNALPECQPNPPVGCVLVKDNQIVSEGHTQAIGGNHAEVEALNAYQGSLESVTAYVTLEPCSFVGRTPACAVTLVKSGISKVVVAILDPDPRNSGRGIEILKQAGIEVETGLCGEEVSEFLTPYLGKA; via the coding sequence ATGAGCCAAGAGTTTATGCGCCGCGCATTGGAAGTGTCCAAAAATGCGCTTCCTGAATGTCAACCCAACCCGCCGGTTGGCTGCGTGTTAGTGAAAGACAATCAAATCGTTTCTGAAGGTCATACTCAAGCGATTGGTGGCAATCACGCGGAAGTGGAAGCGCTGAATGCGTATCAAGGCTCGTTAGAATCGGTGACGGCATACGTTACGCTGGAACCGTGTTCGTTTGTTGGTCGCACGCCAGCTTGCGCGGTGACATTAGTCAAATCCGGCATAAGCAAAGTCGTCGTAGCCATATTGGACCCCGACCCGCGCAACAGTGGTCGAGGTATCGAGATTCTAAAACAAGCAGGTATAGAGGTAGAAACGGGTTTGTGCGGCGAGGAAGTCAGCGAGTTTCTTACCCCTTACCTAGGCAAAGCCTAA
- a CDS encoding LysR family transcriptional regulator → MKPTDLNLIPIFTAIYEERNLSRAAARLNITQPAVSKALARLRDIYDDPLFHRCVKGVEPTSFAMDIYPALLASVQNFTSTLSASSEFDPKVSNRVFSIACVSVASFELLPQVMKQIRVSAPNVALEVHPLFTEDFESDLRLQRYDLIIDITPRARTVLKLETVLTERLVVVCSEAHPRLNDEITAEQFFEEEHVVVSQWQSRKSLLNADDIVDLDKRKIKYRASGVLEMLPIICGSEYIGLMPESMINLFNNTYHVKSLSMPFDEQMYELCTIWHPSRTNDSAHQWLRSQIKQAGKVINQ, encoded by the coding sequence ATGAAACCGACCGACCTTAATCTTATTCCCATTTTCACTGCCATCTATGAAGAGCGTAACTTGTCTCGGGCGGCGGCGCGTTTAAACATCACCCAGCCTGCGGTGAGTAAAGCGCTAGCAAGGCTACGTGATATCTACGATGACCCATTGTTTCATCGTTGCGTTAAAGGTGTCGAGCCTACCTCGTTTGCGATGGATATTTATCCTGCTCTTCTAGCTTCAGTACAAAATTTCACTTCGACATTATCGGCCTCTAGTGAGTTTGACCCTAAAGTGTCGAATAGAGTGTTTTCTATTGCCTGTGTGTCCGTTGCAAGCTTTGAGTTGCTACCTCAAGTCATGAAACAAATCCGTGTGTCGGCGCCAAATGTTGCATTAGAAGTACATCCGCTTTTTACGGAAGATTTTGAAAGTGATCTGCGGTTACAACGATACGATTTGATCATTGATATCACACCAAGAGCAAGAACGGTGTTAAAACTGGAAACTGTACTTACGGAGCGTTTGGTGGTGGTATGTAGCGAAGCGCATCCACGCCTGAATGACGAGATTACGGCTGAACAATTTTTTGAAGAAGAACACGTAGTGGTTTCGCAGTGGCAGAGTCGTAAGAGCTTGTTAAACGCCGATGACATTGTCGACTTGGATAAGAGAAAGATTAAGTATCGAGCCTCAGGCGTACTAGAAATGCTCCCAATTATTTGTGGTAGTGAATACATTGGTTTAATGCCAGAGTCGATGATCAACTTGTTCAATAACACCTATCATGTTAAATCTTTATCAATGCCATTTGATGAACAAATGTATGAGCTTTGCACAATCTGGCATCCTAGTCGCACAAACGACAGCGCCCATCAGTGGTTGCGTTCACAGATTAAGCAAGCAGGAAAAGTCATCAACCAATAG
- the yegS gene encoding lipid kinase YegS, with translation MKKTIRAILNGKKAGNPELRDAIMKMRDKGIDVQVRVTWESQDMPRLVKEAVDEGIERIVVAGGDGTVNEAASAIIQIDKEKRPELAIIPLGTANDFATAIQVPNSIKASLSLAVEGQSALVDCVKANDRCFINVATAGFGAEVTAETPVELKNFLGGGAYTLTGVVKALGFKPYDGTITIEGGAYQGEMLLGAFCNGRLAGGGQELAPKAMINDGLMDLTLVRPFLPHELPKVIDEINNPSEKGEFVKYTRASWLEIDFPNPLPLNLDGEPYHSRTIRFDVQPKSIRLVVPQDCPCLTS, from the coding sequence ATGAAAAAGACAATACGTGCCATCCTTAACGGAAAAAAAGCTGGGAATCCAGAGTTAAGAGATGCAATCATGAAAATGAGAGACAAAGGCATCGACGTACAGGTGCGTGTGACGTGGGAATCTCAAGACATGCCGCGGCTAGTAAAAGAAGCGGTTGATGAAGGCATTGAACGTATTGTTGTCGCTGGTGGCGATGGGACCGTCAATGAGGCGGCTTCTGCGATTATTCAAATTGACAAAGAAAAACGTCCTGAGTTAGCAATTATTCCACTTGGTACCGCCAATGACTTTGCTACCGCTATTCAAGTACCTAATTCCATTAAGGCGTCTTTATCTCTTGCTGTTGAGGGGCAGTCCGCTTTGGTCGATTGCGTCAAAGCGAACGATCGCTGCTTTATTAACGTGGCAACAGCAGGGTTTGGCGCAGAAGTTACAGCAGAAACGCCTGTTGAACTCAAAAACTTTCTTGGCGGCGGAGCTTACACGCTAACTGGTGTTGTAAAAGCACTTGGCTTTAAACCATATGACGGAACAATAACGATTGAAGGTGGTGCGTATCAGGGAGAAATGTTGCTCGGTGCGTTTTGTAATGGGCGCCTTGCTGGAGGTGGGCAAGAGTTAGCTCCAAAAGCGATGATTAATGATGGGCTGATGGATCTAACATTGGTGCGCCCATTTTTACCTCATGAGCTGCCTAAAGTAATCGACGAGATCAATAACCCGAGTGAGAAAGGAGAGTTTGTGAAGTACACAAGAGCAAGCTGGTTGGAGATAGACTTCCCGAATCCATTGCCTCTTAATTTAGATGGAGAACCTTATCATTCGAGAACCATTAGATTTGATGTTCAGCCTAAGAGTATACGATTAGTCGTACCGCAAGATTGCCCTTGCTTGACTAGCTAA
- a CDS encoding YgiW/YdeI family stress tolerance OB fold protein encodes MKRVLLTSMLALLSSSAFAAFNGPEVSAINTVKEARNATDDSAVVLTGHIVQSFGNETYLFKDNTGEIEVEIDNEDWMGQEVTPKDTVMIRGEVDSDWTTTQIDVETIQKR; translated from the coding sequence ATGAAAAGAGTATTGTTAACATCCATGCTTGCCCTACTTTCAAGCTCGGCTTTCGCCGCGTTTAATGGTCCAGAAGTCAGTGCAATCAATACGGTGAAAGAGGCGCGCAACGCAACCGACGACAGCGCTGTAGTGCTAACCGGGCATATTGTTCAATCATTTGGTAACGAGACTTACTTGTTCAAAGACAACACTGGTGAGATCGAAGTAGAGATCGACAACGAAGATTGGATGGGTCAAGAAGTGACACCAAAAGATACCGTAATGATTCGAGGAGAGGTTGACTCAGATTGGACAACTACGCAGATAGACGTTGAGACCATTCAAAAACGTTAA
- a CDS encoding AcfA family outer membrane beta-barrel protein, with protein MNKTILALLVTCSVSVSAAPYVGLEYGLGTTDHDLEPHFSSENVTLNPELEGGIFSGFIGYSFNDNWAIELGYSQFDLDDGRSKNLGIKTIDGKDYHHEMDWDASITAKQVSLAPVFSYALSDKWTTKFKAGLTYTQYDAKVAQHQEYELVANDDVEISNTLFHSSEKSNELGAMFSVGAEYQVLPKLTIGANAKYQLDSYANTASFNVGTTYYF; from the coding sequence ATGAACAAAACCATTCTTGCGTTACTCGTTACCTGCTCAGTTTCGGTATCTGCGGCTCCTTATGTAGGTCTGGAATATGGACTAGGCACCACTGACCATGACTTGGAACCTCACTTTTCATCTGAAAATGTAACGCTTAATCCAGAACTTGAGGGTGGTATCTTCTCAGGTTTTATCGGTTACTCGTTTAATGACAATTGGGCAATTGAGCTAGGTTACAGCCAGTTTGACCTTGATGACGGCCGTTCTAAGAACCTTGGTATCAAGACAATTGATGGCAAAGATTACCATCATGAAATGGATTGGGATGCCTCTATCACAGCCAAACAAGTCTCGCTAGCACCAGTGTTTAGCTATGCATTAAGTGATAAATGGACAACAAAATTCAAAGCGGGTTTAACTTACACACAATACGACGCCAAGGTTGCTCAACATCAAGAATATGAGCTTGTCGCGAATGACGATGTGGAAATAAGCAACACGCTTTTCCATAGCTCGGAGAAAAGCAACGAGTTAGGCGCAATGTTCTCTGTGGGCGCGGAATACCAAGTGTTGCCAAAGCTCACCATTGGCGCAAACGCTAAATACCAACTAGACAGCTACGCAAACACTGCATCCTTTAACGTAGGCACAACTTATTACTTCTAA
- a CDS encoding VRR-NUC domain-containing protein — protein sequence MESPIELAPDYYLENFFKLTHHAITWYSDLLTKEEHAWLCSFDSLSKHAQCLLVRLYSRKGCWFRSDKLSYQEIPSINEALAELSQHEFVALSPPLSHQELAANLLTKPEISALYPELPKSLKKDALVEHLSNTEFDRIERLEFTIVKLNSAHMIDVLLTLFFANTHQDLSQFVLDDLGLHQFEQYQLSKVRRFFDSREQIDRLIELSQLANLYWQFDRKDKANLDLLIEAMPQPVKHRYVDRKREHMLNDIARDYERLNDLETALSLFGQTQLTPSRERRARIYDKLNHDDLFGDIVTDMLNSPIDVSELEVAQKLEQRLKRKQGEKVPRVTKPTCTEYRLELDLSQQRVELASKAYFESLGWTVFYAENALLNALLGLTFWDAIFAPIEGAFINAYQHRPLDLYHSDFVTKRQALIDATFDELETGNTHTLLTRYDEKFGISNPFVHWSLISKELLETALDTIPTSMLVALFKIQLSDLKLYRNGMPDLIAFKGNEFEWIEVKGPGDKLQDNQWRWIKEFTRLNVPFAVCYVAAS from the coding sequence ATGGAAAGCCCTATCGAACTTGCACCAGACTACTATCTAGAGAACTTCTTCAAGCTGACTCATCACGCAATAACTTGGTACAGCGATTTACTGACCAAGGAAGAACACGCATGGCTTTGCTCGTTTGATTCTTTGAGCAAACACGCCCAGTGCCTTTTGGTGCGTTTATACAGCCGAAAGGGATGTTGGTTTCGAAGTGATAAGCTGAGTTATCAAGAAATACCTTCTATCAATGAAGCACTGGCAGAATTGAGTCAGCATGAGTTTGTAGCCCTTTCCCCACCCCTTTCTCATCAAGAGTTAGCGGCTAATTTACTGACCAAACCAGAAATCTCCGCGCTTTATCCCGAACTGCCGAAATCACTCAAGAAAGACGCCCTTGTCGAACATTTGAGTAATACGGAATTTGATCGTATAGAGCGGCTTGAGTTTACGATCGTCAAACTCAATTCTGCTCATATGATCGACGTGTTACTCACTCTGTTTTTTGCCAACACCCATCAAGACTTAAGTCAGTTTGTGCTTGATGACTTAGGTTTGCATCAGTTCGAGCAATATCAATTGAGTAAAGTGCGCCGTTTCTTTGATTCACGTGAGCAAATAGACCGCTTAATTGAACTGAGCCAGTTGGCCAACCTGTACTGGCAATTTGACCGAAAAGACAAAGCCAATCTCGACTTATTAATTGAGGCAATGCCTCAGCCCGTTAAACACCGTTACGTAGATCGTAAACGCGAGCACATGTTGAATGACATAGCACGTGATTACGAACGGCTTAATGATCTAGAGACCGCCCTATCTCTATTTGGCCAAACTCAACTCACACCGAGCCGAGAACGACGCGCACGTATCTATGACAAATTAAACCATGATGATTTATTTGGTGACATTGTCACAGATATGCTTAACTCACCGATCGATGTGTCTGAGCTCGAAGTTGCACAAAAACTTGAGCAACGGTTAAAACGAAAACAAGGCGAGAAAGTGCCAAGAGTGACGAAGCCAACCTGTACGGAATACCGCCTTGAACTGGATTTATCTCAACAGAGAGTCGAACTCGCCAGCAAAGCGTATTTTGAGTCCTTAGGCTGGACTGTATTTTACGCCGAAAATGCACTGCTTAATGCATTACTTGGTCTCACTTTTTGGGATGCGATTTTCGCTCCCATCGAAGGCGCATTCATCAATGCCTATCAACACCGTCCTTTAGATTTGTACCATTCTGATTTTGTTACCAAACGCCAAGCTTTGATAGATGCGACGTTTGATGAGTTGGAAACGGGCAATACTCATACGTTGTTAACTAGGTACGATGAGAAGTTTGGTATCAGCAATCCATTTGTGCATTGGAGCTTAATAAGTAAAGAGCTACTCGAAACGGCACTCGATACAATCCCAACTAGCATGTTGGTGGCGCTATTTAAAATACAATTGAGTGACCTAAAGCTTTACCGCAATGGGATGCCTGATCTGATTGCTTTCAAAGGAAACGAGTTCGAATGGATTGAAGTAAAAGGCCCAGGAGATAAACTCCAAGACAACCAATGGCGTTGGATTAAAGAGTTTACTCGCCTTAATGTGCCATTTGCGGTGTGTTACGTCGCCGCAAGTTAA
- a CDS encoding L-lactate MFS transporter, translated as MSKIDKAMRILLAGFCINLCLGILYAWSVFNKALVTESGWSAAEASAPYATATITFSICLLIAGILQDRMGPRMILILGTVLTGLGMIASGFVDTPLMLNITFGVITGAGIGFGYACLSPSAMKWFHASKKGMVNGIIAAGFGLAAIYLAPVTSALIDSMGIQTSFMVLGVGILAIAVPLAATINNPPADYTPAEPKVKEGQAPKAVKKSDDLTWKAMLKTPQFYSLWIMYAFAASVGLMIIGNITTIASVQANLPNAVYLASILAVFNSGGRVAAGMLADKIGGVRTLLLAFVLQGVNMVLFATFDSEFTLIIGTAIAAVGYGTLLAVFPTLTAEFYGLKNYGTNYGVLYTAWGIGGAIGAAVVGFSMTNGDGYTLAYTISSAMMAVCIVLAFITKPLSEAKVAQLKNA; from the coding sequence ATGAGCAAGATTGATAAAGCTATGCGCATCCTGTTAGCAGGGTTCTGTATCAACCTTTGTCTTGGCATCCTGTATGCTTGGAGTGTATTCAACAAGGCACTGGTAACTGAATCAGGCTGGAGTGCTGCAGAAGCTTCTGCACCTTACGCAACTGCAACCATCACTTTCTCTATCTGTCTTCTTATTGCAGGTATTCTTCAAGACCGCATGGGCCCTCGAATGATCCTTATCCTAGGTACTGTTCTTACAGGTCTGGGCATGATCGCGTCTGGCTTTGTTGACACTCCACTCATGCTGAACATTACCTTCGGTGTGATCACAGGTGCAGGTATCGGCTTTGGTTACGCATGCCTATCACCTTCTGCGATGAAGTGGTTCCACGCTTCGAAGAAAGGTATGGTTAACGGCATTATTGCGGCAGGTTTTGGTCTAGCGGCTATTTACCTTGCGCCAGTAACTTCTGCGCTAATAGACAGCATGGGCATTCAAACTAGCTTTATGGTTCTTGGTGTTGGTATCCTAGCGATTGCGGTTCCTCTTGCAGCAACCATCAACAACCCACCAGCAGACTACACACCTGCGGAGCCTAAAGTAAAAGAAGGCCAAGCACCTAAAGCGGTGAAAAAGTCAGATGACTTAACTTGGAAAGCAATGTTGAAAACGCCACAGTTCTACTCTCTATGGATCATGTACGCGTTTGCAGCTTCTGTTGGTCTAATGATCATTGGTAACATCACGACAATCGCAAGCGTTCAAGCAAACTTGCCAAACGCGGTTTACCTAGCGTCTATTCTTGCTGTATTTAACTCTGGCGGTCGTGTTGCCGCGGGTATGCTTGCAGATAAAATCGGCGGTGTTCGTACGCTTCTACTCGCGTTCGTTCTACAAGGCGTAAACATGGTGCTGTTCGCGACGTTCGACTCTGAGTTTACACTGATCATCGGTACAGCAATCGCAGCGGTAGGTTACGGCACACTTCTAGCGGTATTCCCTACTCTAACGGCTGAGTTCTACGGTCTGAAAAACTACGGCACTAACTACGGCGTGCTTTACACAGCATGGGGTATCGGTGGTGCAATCGGCGCAGCGGTTGTTGGTTTCTCGATGACAAATGGCGACGGCTACACCTTGGCTTACACAATTTCTTCAGCAATGATGGCAGTATGTATCGTACTAGCGTTCATCACTAAGCCATTGTCTGAAGCGAAAGTAGCACAGCTAAAAAACGCATAA
- the dcuC gene encoding anaerobic C4-dicarboxylate transporter DcuC encodes MLELLIGLVVTIAVGYFIVKGYKAAGVLLTAGIALLLMTGVLGHDVLPSKITSTGNMVTDALEYVKYMLQYRGGGLGMQIMLLCGFASYMTHIGANNVVVKQFSKPLSVIKSPYVLLVAAYIVACLMSLAVSSATGLGVLLMATLFPMMVAMGISRPAAVAVCASPAAIILSPTSGDVVIAAEKSGLELDVFAVQTVLPVSICAIIVMAAAAFFWNKYLDKKENTPMEKIDVSEIKADAPAFYAALPFLPIIGVFLFNGRTIPGLSLDIYTIVVGSIFLGALIHYVVNKFDGKKSLEDLDSCYAGMADAFKGVVMLLVAAGVFAQGLMSIGAIDNLLHLADNAGAGGVALMLILTALTVAAAIATGSGNAPFYAFVELAPSLAAKMGLNPAFLIIPMLQASNLGRTISPVSGVIVATSGMANISPFEVVKRTSVPVLAGLITVIIGTMVLVPMSA; translated from the coding sequence ATGTTAGAGCTCTTAATTGGCTTAGTGGTTACCATTGCGGTGGGTTACTTTATTGTCAAAGGCTATAAAGCTGCGGGCGTGTTACTGACCGCTGGTATTGCTTTACTTCTTATGACTGGCGTTTTGGGGCACGACGTGCTGCCGTCAAAAATCACCTCAACTGGTAACATGGTGACAGATGCGCTTGAATACGTGAAATACATGCTTCAATACCGCGGTGGCGGTCTTGGTATGCAAATCATGCTGCTTTGTGGTTTTGCGTCATACATGACTCATATCGGCGCGAACAACGTGGTAGTGAAACAGTTCTCTAAACCGCTTTCTGTCATCAAGTCTCCTTACGTCCTTTTGGTAGCGGCTTACATTGTGGCGTGTTTAATGTCTCTTGCGGTAAGTTCTGCAACAGGCCTTGGCGTACTATTAATGGCGACATTATTCCCAATGATGGTCGCGATGGGCATTTCTCGTCCAGCAGCCGTTGCAGTGTGTGCCTCTCCAGCGGCAATCATCCTTTCTCCTACTTCTGGTGATGTTGTTATCGCAGCAGAAAAGTCTGGTTTAGAGCTTGATGTGTTTGCGGTACAAACTGTGTTGCCTGTTTCTATTTGCGCAATCATCGTCATGGCAGCGGCAGCGTTCTTCTGGAACAAATACTTAGATAAGAAAGAAAATACACCAATGGAAAAAATTGATGTATCAGAGATCAAAGCTGACGCACCAGCGTTTTATGCAGCTCTTCCTTTTCTACCTATCATCGGCGTTTTCCTATTCAACGGTCGTACCATTCCAGGACTTAGTCTAGACATCTACACTATTGTGGTTGGTTCGATTTTCCTTGGAGCTCTGATCCATTATGTTGTAAATAAGTTCGATGGTAAGAAATCACTAGAAGATTTAGATTCTTGTTACGCAGGCATGGCTGACGCGTTCAAAGGCGTTGTGATGCTTTTGGTTGCCGCTGGGGTTTTTGCACAAGGTCTGATGTCTATCGGAGCTATCGATAACCTACTTCATCTAGCAGATAATGCTGGTGCAGGCGGCGTTGCTTTAATGCTTATTCTAACTGCATTGACAGTTGCAGCAGCAATTGCAACGGGTTCGGGTAACGCGCCTTTCTATGCGTTCGTGGAGTTAGCACCATCTTTGGCTGCGAAAATGGGATTAAACCCTGCTTTCCTAATTATCCCGATGCTTCAAGCATCAAACCTAGGCCGTACTATCTCACCAGTATCTGGCGTAATCGTTGCGACATCAGGTATGGCAAACATCAGCCCGTTTGAGGTTGTAAAACGCACATCCGTTCCAGTTCTAGCAGGCCTTATCACGGTGATTATTGGTACTATGGTGCTTGTTCCAATGAGTGCCTAA
- a CDS encoding acyl-CoA desaturase, protein MTQNKPPVIWLNTLIFSASFVLTFIVMPWYAYHFGLGWEHLIWGVIAFSFTNLSITAGYHRLWSHKTYEAHPILRAIFAIGGAFSLQNSALHWSSDHRVHHKHVDNNDKDPYSAKRGFWYSHIGWMLRDYNKSKENEYTNCRDLKRDKIVMWQHKYYVPLALLTNIGFPVMLGLIYGDIWGMLLVVGAARLFMSHHTTFFINSLAHIWGKQTFTDKNTARDNGVLAFFTFGEGYHNFHHIFENDYRNGVYWWHYDPTKWLIKSCSWLGLTSKLRTTPTFRIEKARASQLLKKAREKLESKPNTQTILDQLQHEFDTLVHHMQEYYEMRKEVLGAKTASVVKKYECSVTKMKYQQIKAEFERQQRSWNLMVRRYA, encoded by the coding sequence GTGACTCAAAACAAACCACCTGTTATCTGGTTGAATACATTAATATTTTCTGCCAGTTTTGTTCTAACTTTTATTGTAATGCCTTGGTATGCATATCATTTTGGACTGGGTTGGGAACATCTAATTTGGGGAGTGATTGCATTTAGTTTTACTAACCTTTCTATTACAGCAGGCTATCATCGTCTCTGGAGCCACAAAACATACGAAGCTCATCCTATTTTGCGCGCCATTTTTGCGATTGGAGGAGCATTTTCTTTGCAAAATAGTGCATTACATTGGTCTTCTGATCATCGTGTGCATCACAAACATGTCGACAATAACGATAAAGATCCGTACTCAGCCAAGCGGGGTTTTTGGTATTCTCACATTGGGTGGATGTTACGTGATTACAATAAATCAAAGGAAAACGAATATACAAACTGCCGTGACCTAAAGCGCGACAAAATCGTCATGTGGCAGCATAAGTATTATGTTCCACTTGCCCTACTGACTAATATTGGTTTCCCAGTCATGCTCGGACTGATCTACGGTGATATCTGGGGGATGTTATTGGTCGTTGGTGCGGCTCGACTCTTTATGAGTCACCATACGACTTTTTTCATTAACTCCCTCGCACATATTTGGGGTAAGCAAACTTTCACAGACAAAAACACTGCTCGCGATAATGGTGTACTCGCCTTTTTCACATTTGGAGAGGGTTACCATAATTTCCATCATATTTTCGAGAATGACTATCGCAATGGCGTGTATTGGTGGCATTACGACCCAACGAAGTGGTTGATAAAGTCATGTTCTTGGCTAGGACTCACATCTAAGTTGCGCACAACGCCTACATTTAGAATTGAAAAAGCCCGTGCGAGTCAACTTTTGAAGAAAGCAAGAGAAAAGCTAGAATCGAAACCGAACACGCAAACAATCCTCGATCAGCTACAGCACGAGTTTGATACTTTAGTTCATCACATGCAGGAATACTACGAGATGCGCAAAGAAGTACTCGGTGCCAAAACTGCCAGTGTGGTAAAAAAATACGAATGTTCTGTAACGAAAATGAAGTACCAGCAAATTAAAGCAGAGTTCGAACGGCAGCAGCGTAGTTGGAACCTTATGGTTCGTCGATACGCATAG
- a CDS encoding GNAT family N-acetyltransferase, which yields MDLRLAEYKDYERIAHLHADSWKRHYRGILSDNYLEKEAIDDKLLIWQTRLTNPPFNQHIVLAEEGGLLLGFVCVFGNHDFERGTFIDALHVDDSYRGRGIGKQLLLAVAEWQQQYFKDTGLYLEVVSQNISAIEFYRHIGGQEDQERTWRAPDGKEVLEKVFRWKNAQSLVSGIEENVIYS from the coding sequence ATGGATTTACGATTAGCGGAATATAAGGACTACGAGCGCATTGCGCATCTTCATGCGGATAGCTGGAAGCGTCATTACCGTGGCATTCTTAGTGATAACTATCTTGAGAAAGAAGCGATTGACGACAAACTACTGATTTGGCAAACCCGTTTGACCAACCCACCATTCAATCAGCACATTGTCTTGGCGGAGGAGGGAGGTTTGCTACTTGGCTTTGTTTGTGTGTTCGGCAACCATGATTTCGAGCGTGGAACCTTTATTGACGCATTGCATGTTGATGACAGTTACCGTGGTCGTGGGATTGGTAAGCAGCTATTACTTGCTGTCGCAGAATGGCAACAGCAGTACTTTAAAGACACAGGTCTTTATTTAGAAGTTGTGTCGCAAAACATTTCTGCGATTGAATTCTATCGCCACATTGGTGGTCAAGAGGATCAAGAGCGAACTTGGCGCGCACCTGATGGCAAAGAGGTGTTAGAAAAAGTATTCCGTTGGAAGAACGCCCAGTCATTAGTTAGTGGGATTGAGGAAAACGTGATTTACTCCTAA
- a CDS encoding HAD family hydrolase — protein MNSVQIKNVIFDVGNVLVRWSPVEIVRLTFGGSVESEKMAQMLFSSQIWKDLNKGTISEREAKQRYQREHQVTTEEMDRFFYYVKHTQILLYGSIELLKRVKRAGYGVYALTDNINEIVEHLRTTYEFWPLFDGAIISSEVQLLKPQAEIYQTLLSKYQLNPEETVFLDDMPYNVEGARAVGMAAIQFENAQQCELELKAMGVNF, from the coding sequence ATGAATTCTGTCCAGATAAAAAATGTCATTTTTGATGTAGGTAATGTGTTGGTACGCTGGTCTCCAGTAGAAATCGTTCGCTTAACATTTGGTGGTTCCGTAGAATCAGAGAAAATGGCTCAGATGCTATTTTCATCACAAATCTGGAAAGATTTAAATAAAGGGACGATCTCCGAAAGGGAAGCAAAACAGCGTTATCAACGTGAACACCAAGTAACGACGGAAGAAATGGACCGCTTCTTTTATTATGTAAAACACACTCAAATATTACTTTACGGCAGTATAGAGCTGTTAAAACGAGTAAAAAGAGCCGGATATGGCGTATATGCGCTCACAGACAACATCAACGAAATTGTGGAACATCTTCGTACTACCTATGAGTTTTGGCCACTGTTTGATGGAGCAATCATCTCTTCTGAAGTTCAATTACTAAAACCACAAGCGGAGATCTACCAAACTCTACTTTCAAAGTATCAGCTTAACCCCGAAGAGACAGTATTTCTTGATGACATGCCTTACAATGTTGAAGGTGCCCGAGCAGTTGGCATGGCTGCTATTCAGTTTGAAAATGCTCAGCAATGTGAGCTCGAACTAAAAGCCATGGGGGTTAACTTCTAG